The nucleotide window AGGAGAAGCAGATGTTTGGCAACAAGAAGTTCGGCCCGAAGTGGGAAGAAGCCATCGCGAAGGGTGGTGGCTGGGTCGATTACGCCGTGGTCTACTACTGGTATCAGAGCTCGCCCGGCGGCTACAAGCACCAGCCCTTGCCGGCGGTGGCCGAGCGAGCCAAGCTCATCACCAAGCCCGACCGCGCGGGGACGTGAAGGCTGGTCTGCGGGCGGGCTGCAGCGACGGAGGGAACGACGAGGGATGCTGGTCGACGTTGGGGGAAGCGGTCGCTGGCCGATCTGGTCTGGCGGATCACTTCTGCTTCTTCCAGCCCCAGGCGACGTACCTGTTCTCGAAGGTCCCGTCACTGTACAGGTCGACGACGCCGTATCCGGGATGGCACTCCTGGAACTTGCCTTTCCACCAGCGGCCGCACACTGCCCCGTGGCACAGGTAGGTGACGCCGAGGTACTCGACGCGGTCCACGAGGTGCAGGTGGCCGCTGAGGCACAGCTTGACGTTCGGGTACTTGAGGAACAGGTTCTTCATTCGCCGGGCATCGATGAGCATGACGGAGGCCGGGATCTGCCAGTTGCCGGTTTTTTCTGCCTCGGACACGAAGAAGGCTGCGGCGGACAGCAGCGGGATGTGGCTGAAGAGCAGGATGGGGGTGGTCGGGTTGACCTTGGCCAGGTCGCTTTCCAGCCATGCGAACTGCTCCTGGTCGATTTGGCCGGTGTACTTGCCCTCTCCTGGCGACACGCTGTCGAGGGCGATGAAGTGCCAACCGCCCCGGTCGAAGCTGCGGTACGGCTTTTCCCATCCGTACAGCGACATGATCCACTTCTTGCCGTAGAGGGGCTCCCGGCCGGTTGTCTTGCTCTGGGCTTTGTCGATGCCCCAGATATCGTGGTTACCGATGGCATGCTCGACCGGGATGCTGCACTCGTCCTTCCACACTTTCAGGGAGAGATTCCAGAGCGAGTGGACAGTAGATAGCTCGGCGGCCATTGAATCATAGATGGTGTCGCCGGTGTTGAGGACGAGGTCGGGGCGGGCGTGTTGCTGAGCGTGACGCAGGCAGGCGGCCATACCTTGTGCGGCGTGCAGTTCCGGCTTGACGTGGATGTCGGTCACATGAACCAGCCGCAGGGTTCGGACGCGGCTCTGAGCGGGAGCGGTGTGGGCGGAGACTCTGTTCAGGGGGCCGCCGGCCGCCAGGATGATGGCAGCCAGGCCCGCCTGGCTCAGCAGGTCACGGCGAGACTGTTCCTTGGCCCCACGGGCAGGCTTCACGCTTTTGCTCTCCCTTTGGGCAACCGGTGTTCGCGGCGCTCAACAATCTGTCGAGTGCGAGGCTGGGCATTGTACTGGCTCGGCCGGCGGAAGGCACTTGGCGGTGGATGCTACGGCCGGCGTTGGGGGGCGGCCGAGGATTCGCCGCTGAAGCAGCGTTGGAGCAGGCCGAAGTCGGACTGATCCACATCGCCGTCGCTGTCGAGGTCGGCGATCCGGCAGCACGGGTCTATCCAGGGCAGGCTCGGACCGGTGAAGCAAGCGGCCAGGGCGTTGAAGTCGGAGCGGGCAACGCGGCGGTCGAAATCGAGATCTGCCGGGGGACGATCCATGGCCACCCGGGCGCCCAGGTGATTCAGTGCGAGGCAGTCATCAAGGCCGTCGTCGGGGCCGATGATCGCGAAGAAGTAGCCGTTGACCGGGCCGTCCGCGACGGTCACCGACTGCGAGCCCCGGCTGATCTGGAGGGACTCGCCGGCCGGGACCTTCCCGAACCCCGTCCCCGTCCAGCACTTCAGGCCGTCGAGAAGCATGAATCCGAGGAGCTCGCCTGCCCCTTCCGGAAAAGCACCGGGTTCAGCGAGGAATCCGGGATCCTCGGTCATGAAGGGCTGATCGGGATCATCCTCGCCCAGCTCCGCACCGAAGACACGATGGTGATCAGCGGTCGGCAGGACCTGGCCGCCCAGCAGTTGAGCCGCGCCGATCATCACTTTGCCGTCGGCCACATAGGGTCGGGCGTCCAAGTGAGCGGCCCGCGCGACGCTGCAAGCCGCCGCGAGGGCGAGACAACTGGCGATGAGGCCTGTGTATCGCATTCGAGTATTCTCCCTGTCATGTCTGATCAACAGAACGTTCTGGCGCATTGGATCGATCGACACCGAACGAATGTCGGATCTGGGGTCACCGATTCTGGTAGTTGATCCGCAAGCCGGGATCGAACTTATTCCGTTCCATATCTCGATATACTTTCTGGAACTGCAGGCTTTCGGCGTGCCCGTCGAGGAATCCGTAGTTGGAGACCGATTCCCTGGACCACTTGGGTCCACCGTGGGCCTGGATCTCGAGTTGGGTCGCCGCCATGACTGGCGGATCACCGGCATCGGCCCACTCTTCCACGTGCGGATGGTCGGAGGCGGCCAGGCACTCGCCGGCGTGGTAGTAGGGGTTTGCGGGATCGCATTCCTCCACCATGTAGAGGAAGTGGACGATGGAGGAGGGAGCGGGGATTTTCTCGATCCGCTCCCAGGTCACATGCCGTCCGGTCAGATCGGGCACCGTATCCACATCAAGGAAGTTGTTCACCCCGTAGCTGGTTCGGCGGAACGGATAGCCGCGTTTGCCGTCCACCGGAATTCCTTGTCCGCCCTCCGTTTTTGGCCAGTGGGGACTCTGATCCACGGGGGACCGAGCCGTGAGCCGGTCTTTGTAGATCTGTTGGAGGCTCTTGATCCAGGCGACCTCGCTCTTGTCGTCATGGACGCCGTGCATGAGCCCCACGCGAATCAGGTATCCGTTGTTGGCGGTCATGTACAGCCAATGGGCGGTTTCCATGCCCTTGATGTTGCTCAGGCACAGGGTTCGCCTGGCCGATTGCCGGGCCTTGGTCAGGGAAGGCAGCAGGACAGCCAGGAGCAGGGCGATGATCGCCACCACCACCAGCACCTCGATCAAGGTGAAGCCTCGTCGCCGCATGGGACGGACCTCCTGTTGTTTGAACCGGGCCGCCTAGCCGCCGGCCGCGGTGCGGATTCATGGTTCTGGTTACCATGTTGGCAGCCGGAGCGACCGGTTGTTCGGCCTCGGGCTCGCAGCCGTGAAGGCGGGGGGACCGGTCTTCCGACGGAATCGACGCTGTGGACGGTTTGTTCGGGCTCTGGGGAGTCAGCGGGTGGGAGGCGCCCGGGACGCGATCGGGCGGGGAGGATCGGGGGCGGCGAACCGCTGGGTAGGCGGCCGGGGCTCCTTCTGGAGCAGTGGTGCATGAAATGCCACCACCCCCTCGCTTTGGGGGGCCGAGGCCTTATTGCCCAGCAGGGCCTGGCAGACGGTGCAGGAGTCTTGGTCGTGGCCGTCGTGCTCGTGGGCCAGGTGGAGCGCGAGCATCAGCCCGCTGGTCGCACCCAACCAGCAA belongs to Phycisphaerae bacterium and includes:
- a CDS encoding prepilin-type N-terminal cleavage/methylation domain-containing protein, whose product is MRRRGFTLIEVLVVVAIIALLLAVLLPSLTKARQSARRTLCLSNIKGMETAHWLYMTANNGYLIRVGLMHGVHDDKSEVAWIKSLQQIYKDRLTARSPVDQSPHWPKTEGGQGIPVDGKRGYPFRRTSYGVNNFLDVDTVPDLTGRHVTWERIEKIPAPSSIVHFLYMVEECDPANPYYHAGECLAASDHPHVEEWADAGDPPVMAATQLEIQAHGGPKWSRESVSNYGFLDGHAESLQFQKVYRDMERNKFDPGLRINYQNR
- a CDS encoding metallophosphoesterase is translated as MKPARGAKEQSRRDLLSQAGLAAIILAAGGPLNRVSAHTAPAQSRVRTLRLVHVTDIHVKPELHAAQGMAACLRHAQQHARPDLVLNTGDTIYDSMAAELSTVHSLWNLSLKVWKDECSIPVEHAIGNHDIWGIDKAQSKTTGREPLYGKKWIMSLYGWEKPYRSFDRGGWHFIALDSVSPGEGKYTGQIDQEQFAWLESDLAKVNPTTPILLFSHIPLLSAAAFFVSEAEKTGNWQIPASVMLIDARRMKNLFLKYPNVKLCLSGHLHLVDRVEYLGVTYLCHGAVCGRWWKGKFQECHPGYGVVDLYSDGTFENRYVAWGWKKQK